From a single Dysidea avara chromosome 14, odDysAvar1.4, whole genome shotgun sequence genomic region:
- the LOC136243940 gene encoding uncharacterized protein: MKKTDRLKEKLQRNAEESRIVLDEEDHNELKAIMAEEGAKKVTIKWCLYLRNKSSGAYEALRNSGCVCLPSQRTLRDYTHCFESTVGFSNMVDQMLMNAAKLNELKDWEKIVGILVDEMYVREDLIYCKHSGHPSGFSNLGEINEHLLKYEKAMKDPCNVAKTVMMFMVKGDFTELQFPYTFFPCCDVSGYLLHKPMWDCIYRLERCGFKVLFVTADGASVNHALFRKHDSPNKLLYKVPSKYANDGRQIFFFSDPPHLLKTARNCWASSYRTLKYNGKDISWQHVQDLYYKDSKRGVRLVPKLKYELVHLNSFSKMHVDLAAQVFSETVSKILTLSGDQEVSETAKFILMFDRFFDCLNVTNFDKCKKERKVFQNPYRKSDDFRIKWLQDEFLAYLMEWERQARATDLDAKDQKRMMLSDETLYGIRMTGLYKKK; this comes from the exons ATGAAAAAAACTGACCGTCTAAAGGAGAAACTTCAGAGAAATGCAGAAGAAAGCAGAATTGTGTTAGATGAAGAGGATCACAATGAACTGAAAGCAATAATGGCTGAAGAAGGTGCAAAG AAAGTCACGATCAAATGGTGTCTTTACTTGAGAAATAAGTCATCTGGGGCTTATGAAGCACTTAGGAATTCAGGATGCGTATGCTTACCATCACAACGCACTTTACGTGACTACACTCATTGTTTTGAGAGTACAGTTGGCTTCTCCAATATGGTTGACCAGATGCTAATGAATGCTGCAAAGTTGAACGAATTAAAAGACTGGGAGAAGATAGTGGGGATACTAGTGGATGAAATGTATGTGCGTGAAGATTTAATTTACTGTAAGCACTCAGGTCATCCTAGTGGCTTTTCAAATCTGGGAGAAATTAATGAACATTTACTCAAGTATGAAAAGGCCATGAAAGATCCATGTAATGTAGCTAAAACAGTGATGATGTTTATGGTGAAAGGAGATTTTACAGAATTACAATTTCCGTATACATTTTTTCCTTGCTGTGATGTGTCTGGATATCTACTTCACAAGCCAATGTGGGACTGTATTTATAGGCTAGAAAGATGTGGCTTCAAAGTATTATTTGTTACAGCCGACGGAGCATCAGTTAACCATGCTCTGTTTCGTAAACATGATTCGCCTAATAAACTTTTATACAAGGTCCCCAGCAAGTATGCCAATGATGGGAGACAGATATTTTTCTTTTCGGATCCACCTCACCTGTTAAAAACAGCAAGAAACTGTTGGGCTTCATCATACAGAACCCTTAAG tacaatgGTAAAGATATATCATGGCAGCATGTACAAGATCTGTATTACAAGGACAGTAAGAGGGGAGTACGACTGGTGCCAAAGCTCAAATATGAGCTTGTACATTTGAATTCTTTCTCAAAAATGCATGTTGACCTTGCTGCCCAA GTGTTCAGTGAAACAGTCTCCAAGATTTTGACCTTAAGTGGAGATCAAGAAGTGTCAGAAACAGCCAAATTTATATTAATGTTTGATCGCTTCTTTGATTGTCTGAACGTGACCAACTTTGATAAATGCAAGAAAGAAAGGAAAGTTTTTCAGAATCCTTACAGGAAATCAGATGATTTTAGAATCAAG TGGCTCCAAGATGAATTTTTAGCATATTTGATGGAATGGGAGAGGCAAGCACGTGCAACTGATCTTGATGCAAAGGATCAAAAGAGGATGATGTTAAGTGATGAAACTCTTTATGGAATTCGAATGACTGGtttgtacaaaaaaaaataa
- the LOC136244767 gene encoding uncharacterized protein yields MADGIVAGNKKVTFGDSPIEIEDDGKGDSEYAESSGKKSFYEITTSEPESLSSSDENNSEELEMVLHSAYTTCSPQKFRSDPVMRNSLLLWDKDLLDSDEGVDSSDDSSVLATSLDSEGYTQDVNIDDDASIVGEMSNAKIEIPAVGCGGSNCDTDDELDTPKRKKRKKGGHKSGGDVRKRTRTSDKPKNGDKSSSDIHKRTRTSYKPTTKVSDAPPARGGDAPKAKVGENQGKGSDKKNSGAMMIGKFLAVSFCKLPVLLKRIPLRVLWSGQLVIIFHLCKINHHHLSCQISAIRLDHPPEPRTWIVLSDADLLLYDFTTNAKVVEESVLEDGGFVCRQCVDHFPHKYS; encoded by the exons ATGGCTGACGGAATTGTGGCAGGTAATAAGAAAGTAACCTTCGGAGATTCGCCCATAGAAATTGAGGATGATGGCAAAGGAGATAGTGAATATGCTGAAAGCTCTGGCAaaaaaagtttctatgaaattacCACCAGCGAACCAGAGTCGCTTTCATCCTCGGACGAAAACAATTCTGAAGAGCTCGAAATGGTTCTTCACTCGGCATATACTACTTGTTCACCCCAGAAGTTTAGAAGTGACCCAGTAATGAGAAATTCGTTATTGCTATGGGATAAGGATTTGTTAGATTCTGACGAAG GTGTGGACAGTTCTGATGATAGCTCGGTTCTTGCTACCTCTCTTGATAGTGAGGGATACACCCAAGATGTAAATATTGATGATGATGCGTCAATAGTAGGTGAAATGTCGAATGCAAAAATCGAGATTCCAGCAGTTGGGTGTGGGGGAAGCAATTGTGATACAGATGATGAACTGGATACTCCCAAAAGAAAGAAACGTAAGAAAGGTGGTCATAAAAGTGGTGGGGATGTACGTAAAAGAACCAGAACAAGTGATAAGCCGAAAAATGGTGATAAAAGCAGCAGTGACATACATAAAAGAACCAGAACAAGTTATAAGCCGACAACTAAAGTTAGTGATGCACCTCCAGCTAGAGGAGGTGATGCTCCAAAGGCTAAGGTTGGTGAAAACCAAGGAAAAGGAAGTGACAAAAAGAATTCTGGGGCAATGATGATCGGCAAGTTTCTAGCAGTATCGTTCTGCAAGCTACCAGTGCTGCTCAAGAGGATACCACTAA GAGTTCTCTGGAGTGGACAGTTGGTGATTATCTTTCATCTGTGCAAAATCAACCATCACCACTTGAGCTGCCAAATTTCAGCTATCCGTCTGGACCATCCACCAGAACCAAGGACTTGGATAGTCCT ATCAGATGCTGATCTACTACTCTATGACTTCACGACGAATGCTAAAGTGGTGGAAGAAAGTGTTTTGGAGGATGGTGGATTTGTCTGTCGTCAATGCGTGGATCATTTTCCGCACAAATATTCCTGA